CATCCTTTTTTCATATACCTTGTAAGGAGGGAGTAGCGGCCTACCGAGACGGTGGCCGTAAAACTAACGCGAGGATACACAGCATGGACATCACAATTCCAGACATTTCACGAGATAGCGACCGCGGTCAGGTCGGTATCGAGACCCTGATCATCTTCATCGCGATGATCCTGGTTGCAGCGATCGCAGCGAGCGTACTGATCAACACCGCGGGCTACCTGCAGAACCAGGCGTCCGCGACCAGCGAAGACTCCGAGGCCCAGGTTTCGAACCAGGTGCTCGTGTTGAGCTCGATCGGTGAGATCGACACTGAATACGGCCCCGAGCTTGACTCCGAAATGGTCGAGTTCGAGTTCGACAACAGTAGTGATATTATCCGCTACGTGGACAACGACAACGAGTTCGACTTCACGGCTGATCGCGGGGATCTGATCGTCAACATCACTAATACCACCAGTAATACAACGATCACAGATAGCACGGACTTCGAGGCCGGAGACGTGTACGACCTGTCGAAGGCTGACGGGACTCTCAACGATACGGACATCGAAGTCACGTGGGAGCCCGACACCGATAGCGTTAGTAACGTCTCCTGGAGTGTCGCTACTAGCACTGTCGGTCCCGAAAAGACCGCAACTCTCGGCGACAACGAAGTCGAGTACAGAATTCGCTCCGAGACCCAGATCTCCCACGTCAGCATGACCGTCATGCAGTCGCCGGGTGCAAACGAGATCGACCTCGCGGGTGCGTCCGTCGAGTACATCGGTCCTGACGGAGAGGAGACGCTCTCGTACAGCGAGACTTCCACTGTCGGTGGGTTCACCGTCAATGGCACGACTGATAGCGACAACACTGCACCGGTTCTGACGAGCCGCCAGGACCGGTTCACGATTGGCGTCACGCTGAGCGACGACCAGACTAACGACCTCCGCTACCTGCAGGAAGGCGAGGAGGCGACCGTCCGCATCGTCACGCAGTCCGGTAGCGTG
This is a stretch of genomic DNA from Natronoarchaeum mannanilyticum. It encodes these proteins:
- a CDS encoding archaellin/type IV pilin N-terminal domain-containing protein — protein: MDITIPDISRDSDRGQVGIETLIIFIAMILVAAIAASVLINTAGYLQNQASATSEDSEAQVSNQVLVLSSIGEIDTEYGPELDSEMVEFEFDNSSDIIRYVDNDNEFDFTADRGDLIVNITNTTSNTTITDSTDFEAGDVYDLSKADGTLNDTDIEVTWEPDTDSVSNVSWSVATSTVGPEKTATLGDNEVEYRIRSETQISHVSMTVMQSPGANEIDLAGASVEYIGPDGEETLSYSETSTVGGFTVNGTTDSDNTAPVLTSRQDRFTIGVTLSDDQTNDLRYLQEGEEATVRIVTQSGSVATAVLNVPESLSSYDGNDAVEL